One genomic segment of Actinoplanes ianthinogenes includes these proteins:
- the bioB gene encoding biotin synthase BioB has translation MPQILDRARTRVLDSGVGLDQAEILEILRLPDEDLPELLQLAHDVRMKWCGPEVEVEGIVSLKTGGCPEDCHFCSQSGLFASPVRAVWLDIPSLVEAARQTAATGATEFCIVAAVRGPDQRLMDQMRQGVKAIKEAVDIQVAASLGMLTQEQVDDLVDMGVHRYNHNLETCESYFPNVVTTHSWDERWSTLKMVRESGMEVCCGGILGLGETVEQRAEFAAQLAELDPHEVPLNFLNPRPGTPLGDRPVVEGKDALRAIAAFRLAMPKTILRYAGGREITLGDLGTREGLLGGINAVIVGNYLTTLGRPATADLELLQDLKMPVKSLSATF, from the coding sequence ATGCCTCAGATCCTCGACCGGGCACGTACCCGGGTCCTCGACAGCGGCGTCGGCCTCGATCAGGCCGAGATCCTGGAGATCCTGCGACTGCCCGACGAGGATTTGCCCGAGCTGCTCCAGCTCGCTCACGACGTGCGGATGAAGTGGTGCGGCCCGGAGGTCGAGGTCGAGGGGATCGTCTCCCTGAAGACCGGCGGCTGCCCGGAGGACTGCCACTTCTGCTCCCAGTCGGGGCTGTTCGCGTCCCCGGTCCGCGCCGTCTGGCTGGACATCCCGTCCCTGGTGGAGGCCGCTCGGCAGACCGCCGCGACGGGCGCGACCGAGTTCTGCATCGTGGCCGCCGTGCGCGGTCCGGATCAGCGGCTGATGGACCAGATGCGCCAGGGCGTCAAGGCGATCAAGGAGGCGGTCGACATCCAGGTCGCCGCCAGCCTCGGCATGCTCACCCAGGAGCAGGTCGACGATCTGGTCGACATGGGCGTGCATCGCTACAACCACAATCTCGAGACCTGCGAGTCCTACTTCCCGAACGTGGTAACCACCCATTCGTGGGACGAGCGCTGGTCCACGCTGAAGATGGTCCGCGAGTCCGGGATGGAGGTCTGCTGCGGCGGCATCCTGGGCCTGGGCGAGACCGTCGAGCAGCGGGCGGAGTTCGCCGCGCAACTGGCCGAGCTCGACCCGCACGAGGTCCCGCTGAACTTCCTGAACCCGCGGCCCGGCACCCCGCTCGGCGACCGCCCGGTGGTGGAGGGCAAGGACGCGCTGCGCGCGATCGCCGCCTTCCGGCTGGCCATGCCCAAGACCATCCTTCGGTACGCCGGTGGCCGCGAAATCACGCTCGGTGACCTCGGCACCCGCGAGGGCCTGCTCGGCGGCATCAACGCCGTGATCGTCGGGAATTACCTGACCACCCTGGGCCGCCCGGCCACCGCGGACCTGGAGCTGCTCCAGGACCTGAAGATGCCGGTCAAGTCCCTGTCGGCGACGTTCTGA
- the bioD gene encoding dethiobiotin synthase: MVLVTGTDTEVGKTITTAAVAAAAQAAGLRVAVLKPGQTGTITGAPTDAEVVSRLAGPDTVKTLAEYPEPLAPLAAAKVAELPALELYEVVDAIRAEADKHDLVLVEGAGGLLVPMGLRPSGEAWTFADLATTLGANVLVVARAGLGTLNHTALTLEALDRRGVPAKVILGAWPAEPELVHWANLSELVPHLVGALPAGAGSMDPGVFRRSAPGWLTPALHGVLDNWRVWAEEAG; encoded by the coding sequence ATCGTCTTGGTCACCGGCACCGACACCGAGGTCGGCAAGACCATCACCACCGCCGCGGTCGCGGCCGCCGCCCAGGCGGCCGGTCTGCGCGTCGCGGTCCTCAAACCGGGACAGACCGGCACCATCACCGGCGCGCCGACCGATGCCGAGGTGGTCAGCCGCCTGGCCGGCCCGGACACCGTGAAAACCCTCGCCGAGTACCCGGAGCCGCTCGCCCCGCTGGCCGCCGCCAAGGTCGCCGAGCTGCCCGCGCTGGAGCTCTACGAGGTGGTCGACGCGATCCGCGCCGAGGCCGACAAGCACGACCTGGTGCTGGTCGAGGGCGCCGGCGGCCTGCTGGTCCCGATGGGGCTGCGGCCGTCCGGCGAGGCGTGGACGTTCGCCGACCTGGCCACCACGCTGGGGGCGAACGTGCTGGTGGTGGCCCGCGCCGGCCTCGGCACGCTGAACCACACGGCGCTGACGCTGGAGGCGCTGGACCGCCGCGGCGTCCCGGCCAAGGTCATCCTCGGCGCCTGGCCCGCCGAGCCCGAGCTGGTGCACTGGGCGAACCTGAGCGAGCTGGTCCCGCACCTGGTCGGCGCGCTGCCGGCCGGCGCCGGATCGATGGACCCCGGCGTCTTCCGGCGGTCCGCGCCGGGCTGGCTGACGCCGGCTCTGCACGGCGTTCTGGACAACTGGCGCGTCTGGGCGGAAGAAGCGGGATAG
- a CDS encoding GNAT family N-acetyltransferase yields MALWRVRATVDDRPGYLSVLTASLALKSINILAVQVHTTEAGAVDDFLVDAPETMTEADLLAAVTKGRGRDAFVARAEAQGLADQPTRALALAGRLVHEPEALGETLVALLDATDVRWRPRPSAEQPGVHGGRMTLTDPAGGSYEVLRALPAFTPAEFARAQALVELAAGVTRHQRETVTLMLPDGAEVTLRPAGPDDLPAVRELHDHCSTATLRRRYLGVVPGDSRLRRLLEPPGGVTLLAIAPGGRVVATASLCAEGDLGEVAVLIEDDWQRRGLGTALLRRLRAHAERAGFAALVAHTSADNVAMLRTLRRLGHGPLERDGSLVSVTLPTAAQPVGDETPATSG; encoded by the coding sequence ATGGCGTTGTGGCGTGTCCGGGCCACGGTCGACGACCGTCCCGGCTACCTGTCCGTGCTGACCGCGAGTCTCGCCCTGAAATCGATCAACATCCTGGCCGTCCAGGTGCACACCACCGAGGCCGGCGCGGTCGACGACTTCCTGGTCGACGCCCCGGAGACGATGACCGAGGCCGACCTGCTGGCCGCGGTGACCAAGGGCCGGGGGCGGGACGCGTTCGTGGCCCGCGCCGAGGCGCAGGGCTTGGCCGATCAGCCCACCCGCGCGCTGGCCCTGGCCGGCCGCCTGGTGCACGAGCCGGAGGCGCTGGGCGAGACCCTGGTCGCCCTGCTCGACGCGACGGACGTGCGCTGGCGCCCGCGGCCGTCGGCCGAGCAGCCCGGCGTGCACGGCGGCCGGATGACCCTGACCGACCCGGCCGGTGGTTCCTATGAGGTGCTCCGGGCCCTGCCCGCCTTCACCCCGGCCGAGTTCGCCCGGGCGCAGGCCCTGGTCGAGCTCGCCGCCGGTGTCACCCGCCACCAGCGCGAGACCGTCACCCTGATGCTGCCGGACGGCGCCGAGGTGACCCTGCGCCCGGCCGGCCCGGACGACCTGCCCGCCGTCCGCGAGCTGCACGACCACTGCTCCACCGCCACCCTGCGCCGGCGTTACCTGGGCGTGGTCCCCGGCGACTCCCGCCTGCGCCGCCTGCTCGAGCCGCCCGGCGGCGTCACGCTGCTCGCGATCGCCCCCGGCGGCCGCGTCGTCGCGACGGCCAGCCTCTGCGCCGAGGGCGACCTGGGCGAGGTCGCCGTCCTGATCGAGGACGACTGGCAGCGCCGGGGCCTCGGCACCGCCCTGCTCCGCCGCCTGCGCGCCCACGCCGAGCGCGCCGGCTTCGCCGCCCTGGTCGCCCACACCAGCGCGGACAACGTGGCGATGCTCCGCACCCTGCGCCGCCTCGGTCACGGGCCGCTGGAGCGCGACGGTTCCCTGGTGAGCGTCACCCTCCCGACCGCCGCCCAGCCGGTCGGCGACGAGACTCCTGCTACTTCGGGGTAG
- a CDS encoding IS256 family transposase has protein sequence MAAEPSLNVANLLREHLQSASPDLLRAMVKTFADVLMSAEVDALCGAEYGERSDERTNSRNGYRHRDWDTRAGTVELAIPKLRQGSYFPDWLLQHRRRAEQALVSVVATSYLLGVSTRRVEKLVEQLGIKQLSKSQVSEMARHLDAQVEAFRQRPLDAGPYTFVWVDALVIKVREHGRTINVHALIAVGVNADGGREVLGLEISSDEDGAGWLAFLRSLTARGLAGVRLVVSDAHRGLVSAIGAALPGASWQRCRTHYLRNLLAKVPKTAQPWVATLVRTVFDQPDTDEVHAQFARVLDTIAEKFPDAAEHLDDAQADLLAFTAFPRELWRQIWSNNPQERLNKEIRRRTDVVGIFPNRAAIIRLVGAVLAEQTDEWVEGRRYMSLDLLRKARLTPITTSQDTEPDQPAEIAA, from the coding sequence ATGGCCGCAGAACCGAGTCTGAACGTCGCGAACCTGTTGCGCGAGCATCTTCAATCGGCGAGCCCTGATCTGCTGCGGGCGATGGTGAAAACCTTCGCTGACGTGCTGATGTCCGCCGAAGTCGACGCGCTGTGTGGCGCCGAGTACGGCGAACGCAGCGATGAGCGCACCAACTCCCGTAACGGCTACCGCCACCGCGACTGGGACACCCGCGCCGGCACCGTCGAACTGGCCATCCCCAAACTGCGGCAAGGCTCCTACTTCCCGGACTGGCTACTGCAACACCGCCGCCGCGCCGAACAAGCCCTCGTCAGCGTCGTCGCGACCAGCTACCTGCTCGGCGTCTCCACCCGCCGGGTCGAGAAACTGGTCGAGCAACTCGGCATCAAGCAGCTGTCCAAAAGCCAGGTCAGCGAGATGGCCCGCCATCTCGACGCCCAGGTCGAAGCGTTCCGCCAACGCCCGCTCGACGCCGGCCCCTACACGTTCGTCTGGGTCGACGCCCTGGTCATCAAGGTCCGCGAGCACGGCCGCACGATCAACGTGCACGCGCTGATCGCGGTCGGGGTCAACGCCGACGGCGGCCGCGAAGTCCTCGGCCTGGAGATCAGCTCCGACGAAGACGGCGCCGGCTGGCTCGCCTTCCTCCGATCACTGACCGCCCGCGGCCTGGCCGGCGTCCGGCTGGTCGTCTCCGACGCCCACCGCGGCCTGGTCTCCGCGATCGGGGCTGCACTACCCGGCGCGTCCTGGCAACGCTGCCGCACCCACTACCTGCGCAACCTGCTCGCCAAAGTCCCCAAAACAGCGCAGCCCTGGGTCGCCACCCTGGTCCGCACCGTCTTCGACCAACCCGACACCGACGAAGTCCACGCCCAGTTCGCCCGCGTGCTCGACACCATCGCCGAGAAGTTCCCCGACGCCGCCGAACACCTCGACGACGCCCAAGCTGACCTGCTCGCCTTCACCGCGTTCCCACGCGAGCTCTGGCGCCAAATCTGGTCCAACAACCCCCAAGAACGCCTCAACAAGGAGATCCGGCGGCGCACCGACGTCGTCGGGATCTTCCCGAACCGGGCCGCGATCATCCGCCTCGTCGGCGCCGTACTCGCCGAACAAACCGACGAATGGGTCGAAGGACGCCGCTACATGAGCCTGGACCTACTCCGCAAAGCCCGCCTCACACCCATCACCACCAGCCAAGACACCGAACCCGACCAACCCGCCGAGATCGCCGCATAG
- a CDS encoding 8-amino-7-oxononanoate synthase produces MDWLGSLDRLARERAKAGLTRRLRPRPAGDQVVDLAGNDYLGLSDHPAVVAAAVTALEEYGLGATGSRLVRGSTDAHTALESALADWLGAESALVFSSGYLANLAAVRLAATVCDLVVSDAFNHASLIDGCKISGLPVTVAPHNDPAAVAAVLDAHPGRTAAVVTESVFSVDGDLAPLAELHAVTSARGALLIVDDAHALGLLGPAGGGGVPAAGLAGQPDVIVTATLSKSLGGAGGVIAGAEPVIRHLVDTGRTFIYDTAPPPAVVAGVHAAVGLARAADDRRATLVERGARIATRLRAAGFPVADPAAGVLSVPAPGPEAAVGWAADCQDRGVAVGCFRPPSTPDGSSRLRLTLNAGVPEADFARAVDVIVECAP; encoded by the coding sequence GTGGACTGGTTGGGGTCGCTCGATCGCCTGGCCCGTGAGCGGGCCAAGGCGGGGCTCACCCGCCGGCTCCGGCCGCGGCCGGCCGGCGACCAGGTCGTCGACCTGGCCGGCAACGACTATCTCGGGTTGTCCGATCATCCCGCGGTGGTCGCGGCCGCGGTGACCGCGCTGGAGGAGTACGGCCTGGGCGCCACCGGCTCCCGGCTGGTCCGGGGCAGCACCGACGCCCACACGGCTCTGGAGTCGGCGCTGGCCGACTGGCTCGGGGCCGAGAGCGCGCTGGTCTTCTCCTCGGGCTACTTGGCGAACCTGGCTGCCGTCCGGCTCGCCGCCACGGTCTGCGACCTGGTCGTCTCGGACGCGTTCAACCACGCCTCGCTGATCGACGGTTGCAAGATCTCCGGACTGCCGGTGACGGTCGCGCCGCACAACGATCCGGCCGCCGTCGCCGCCGTCCTGGACGCCCACCCCGGCCGGACGGCGGCCGTCGTCACCGAGTCGGTCTTCTCGGTCGACGGCGACCTCGCCCCACTCGCCGAGCTGCACGCGGTCACCTCGGCCCGCGGCGCCCTGCTGATCGTCGACGACGCGCACGCGCTCGGCCTGCTCGGCCCGGCCGGCGGCGGTGGCGTGCCGGCGGCCGGCCTGGCCGGGCAGCCGGACGTGATCGTCACCGCGACGCTCTCCAAGTCGTTGGGTGGCGCGGGCGGGGTGATCGCCGGCGCCGAGCCGGTGATCCGCCACCTGGTCGACACCGGCCGCACCTTCATCTATGACACCGCTCCGCCGCCGGCCGTGGTGGCCGGCGTGCACGCCGCGGTCGGGCTGGCCCGGGCCGCCGACGACCGGCGCGCGACGCTGGTCGAGCGGGGCGCCCGGATCGCCACGCGGCTGCGCGCGGCCGGCTTCCCGGTGGCCGACCCGGCTGCCGGGGTGCTCTCGGTGCCCGCCCCGGGCCCGGAGGCCGCGGTCGGCTGGGCCGCGGACTGCCAGGATCGGGGGGTGGCGGTCGGCTGCTTCCGGCCGCCGTCGACCCCGGACGGGAGCTCGCGGCTGCGGTTGACCCTCAACGCGGGTGTGCCCGAGGCGGACTTCGCCCGGGCCGTGGATGTGATCGTGGAGTGCGCACCATGA
- a CDS encoding pyrimidine reductase family protein: MIPLPEDRDGLVARYPRHERPTLRANFIASADGAVSVDGLSAGLQGPGDKEVFDTLRMVCDALVVAAGTVRAERYDALRLTADDRAWRRAQGLPEFPLMVIVSGSLDLDPAQLIFSDAPVRPIVLTHRAAPVAPIGEVAEVIAVGDERVDLAAGVRLLHERGATQLLCEGGPALLGSMIAADLVDELCLTVAPLLIGGRAGRIATGPPSPPRRMSLRHALTRDDMLFLRYARS; encoded by the coding sequence ATGATCCCGCTTCCGGAGGACCGGGACGGGCTGGTCGCCCGTTATCCGCGGCACGAGCGGCCCACCCTGCGGGCGAACTTCATCGCCAGCGCCGACGGGGCGGTCTCCGTCGACGGCCTCTCCGCCGGGCTGCAGGGGCCCGGTGACAAGGAGGTCTTCGACACCCTGCGGATGGTCTGCGACGCGCTGGTCGTGGCGGCCGGCACGGTGCGCGCCGAACGTTACGACGCGCTGCGGCTGACCGCGGACGATCGCGCCTGGCGCCGGGCGCAGGGGCTGCCGGAGTTCCCGCTCATGGTGATCGTCTCCGGGTCGCTGGACCTGGACCCGGCCCAGCTGATCTTCTCGGACGCGCCGGTCCGGCCGATCGTCCTGACCCACCGGGCCGCGCCGGTCGCGCCGATCGGCGAGGTGGCCGAGGTGATCGCGGTCGGTGACGAGCGGGTCGACCTGGCCGCCGGGGTGCGGCTGCTGCACGAGCGCGGCGCCACCCAGTTGCTCTGCGAGGGCGGTCCGGCGCTGCTCGGCTCGATGATCGCGGCGGACCTGGTCGACGAGTTGTGCCTGACGGTGGCGCCGCTGCTGATCGGCGGCCGGGCCGGCCGCATCGCGACCGGTCCGCCTTCGCCGCCGCGGCGGATGTCGCTGCGGCACGCACTGACCAGGGACGACATGCTTTTCTTACGGTACGCCCGGAGTTAG
- a CDS encoding exonuclease SbcCD subunit D gives MRILHTSDWHVGKVLKGRDRREEHTKVLAQVIEIARAEKPDLIIIAGDLYDTAAPTAESTRLVTRALSALRNTGARVVAIGGNHDNGQALDALRPWADAAGIELRGSVRESLGDLVIEGTTEGGERWRLIALPFLSQRYAIRAAEMYDLTEAEANQTYADLMARLIGKLSESFAEPGVVNLITAHLTLVGASTGGGEREAHTIMGYAVPSTVFPQNTHYVALGHLHRSQRVIGPCPVRYSGSPLAIDFGEEENVCSVAIVEVGVDKAAQVRDVPVTEALTLRTVRGTLEQLATVNLPDAWLRVLVREAPRPGLREDVQELLPNALEVRIDPDMLPDRAGARSAERAGRSPRELFGDYLDSRGNAEEGVRELFDELYDEVSSTQ, from the coding sequence ATGCGCATCCTGCACACGTCCGACTGGCACGTCGGCAAGGTTCTCAAGGGTCGCGACCGGCGTGAGGAGCACACCAAGGTGCTCGCCCAGGTGATCGAGATCGCCCGGGCGGAGAAACCGGACCTGATCATCATCGCCGGTGACCTCTACGACACCGCGGCACCCACCGCCGAGTCGACGCGTCTCGTGACGCGGGCGCTCTCTGCGCTGCGCAACACCGGGGCGAGGGTGGTGGCGATCGGCGGCAACCACGACAACGGTCAGGCTCTGGACGCGCTGCGGCCGTGGGCCGACGCGGCCGGCATCGAGTTGCGCGGTTCCGTCCGGGAGAGCCTCGGCGACCTGGTGATCGAGGGCACCACCGAGGGCGGCGAGCGGTGGCGACTGATCGCGCTGCCGTTCCTCTCCCAGCGATATGCGATCCGCGCCGCGGAGATGTACGACCTCACCGAGGCCGAGGCGAATCAGACGTATGCCGATCTGATGGCACGGCTGATCGGCAAGCTGAGCGAGTCCTTCGCGGAGCCGGGGGTGGTCAATCTGATCACCGCGCACCTGACCCTGGTCGGGGCGAGCACCGGCGGCGGCGAGCGCGAGGCGCACACGATCATGGGCTACGCCGTGCCGTCCACGGTCTTCCCGCAGAACACGCACTACGTCGCGCTCGGCCACCTGCACCGCTCGCAGCGGGTGATCGGCCCCTGCCCGGTGCGGTACAGCGGCAGCCCGCTCGCCATCGACTTCGGCGAGGAGGAGAACGTCTGCTCGGTGGCGATCGTCGAGGTCGGCGTGGACAAGGCGGCCCAGGTCCGGGACGTGCCGGTCACCGAGGCGCTCACGTTGCGCACCGTCCGGGGGACCCTGGAACAGCTCGCCACGGTGAACCTTCCGGATGCCTGGCTGCGTGTCCTGGTGCGTGAGGCGCCCCGCCCCGGCCTGCGCGAGGACGTGCAGGAGCTGCTGCCGAACGCTCTGGAGGTCCGCATCGACCCGGACATGCTGCCCGACCGCGCGGGCGCCCGATCGGCGGAACGCGCCGGCCGCTCCCCGCGCGAGCTCTTCGGCGACTACCTGGACAGTCGCGGCAACGCCGAGGAGGGCGTCCGCGAGCTCTTCGACGAGCTGTACGACGAGGTGAGCAGCACCCAATGA
- a CDS encoding ATP-binding protein — protein MISVSDETSPVGRVLGTADATPLQFWTAVAPGSYLQLDDVVVTQRELPDREPVTIAGVVTQVRARHEGAQFDSDVFAIADGTLPAMVQEAAEITTTRVDPELYVPPAPGAIVHRASGEDRDAALHFDRMERRVPMGTGRDGVPVFLNADFLDGTRGAHVSISGISGVATKTSFATFLLYSVFRSGQLGADGANARALIFNVKGEDLLFLDHPNTKLDEQTRAYYKLLDLPDTPFTDVRVYAPPRPGDPSGAPDVSGRLTGVDAFYWTLDEFCSGKLLPYVFADADDERQQYTMVVHSVTAHLHRFAVPAEGGISIDGRRIGSYGDLVDHIVDQLTDDETRSIWAGSAINMGTVNAFARRLIGSKRDLSRLIRGDLAQRRPHQIKTADSAQVTVVDLHNLPDRAQRFVVGVTLKSEFEEKEKSGTGRPLLFVVLDELNKYAPREGSSPIKEVLLDIAERGRSLGVILIGAQQTASEVERRIVTNSAIRVVGRLDPAEASRPEYGFLPPAMRQRALLARPGTMFVNQPDIPVPLCVEFPFPAWATRKSESGPPPAESLRSIVQSADPFAVIGGRAGGDDDIPF, from the coding sequence ATGATCTCCGTGTCTGACGAAACTTCCCCCGTCGGGCGGGTGTTGGGTACCGCCGATGCCACCCCGTTGCAGTTCTGGACGGCCGTCGCCCCCGGCAGCTACCTCCAGCTCGACGACGTCGTGGTGACCCAGCGTGAGCTGCCGGACCGCGAGCCGGTGACGATCGCCGGGGTGGTCACCCAGGTCCGGGCGCGGCACGAGGGCGCGCAGTTCGACTCGGACGTGTTCGCCATCGCCGACGGCACGCTGCCGGCCATGGTTCAGGAGGCGGCCGAGATCACCACCACCCGCGTCGACCCGGAGCTCTACGTGCCACCGGCCCCCGGCGCGATCGTGCACCGGGCCTCCGGCGAGGACCGCGACGCCGCCCTGCACTTCGACCGGATGGAGCGCCGCGTCCCGATGGGCACCGGCCGCGACGGCGTCCCCGTGTTCCTGAACGCGGACTTTCTGGACGGCACCCGCGGCGCGCACGTCTCCATCTCCGGCATCTCCGGCGTGGCCACCAAGACCAGCTTCGCCACGTTCCTGCTCTACTCGGTGTTCCGCTCCGGGCAGCTGGGCGCCGACGGGGCGAACGCACGGGCGCTGATCTTCAACGTCAAGGGTGAGGACCTGCTCTTCCTCGACCACCCGAACACGAAGCTGGACGAGCAGACCCGGGCGTATTACAAGCTGCTCGACCTGCCGGACACCCCGTTCACCGACGTCCGGGTCTACGCGCCGCCCCGCCCCGGCGACCCGTCCGGCGCCCCCGACGTGAGCGGCCGGCTGACCGGCGTCGACGCGTTCTACTGGACGCTCGACGAGTTCTGCTCCGGCAAGCTCCTGCCTTACGTGTTCGCCGACGCCGACGACGAGCGCCAGCAGTACACGATGGTGGTCCACTCGGTCACCGCCCACCTGCACCGGTTCGCGGTCCCGGCCGAGGGCGGGATCAGCATCGACGGCCGCCGCATCGGGTCCTATGGCGACCTGGTCGATCACATCGTCGACCAGCTCACCGACGACGAGACCCGGTCGATCTGGGCCGGCAGCGCGATCAACATGGGCACGGTGAACGCGTTCGCCCGCCGGCTGATCGGCAGCAAGCGGGACCTGTCCCGACTGATCCGGGGCGACCTGGCGCAGCGCCGCCCGCACCAGATCAAGACCGCGGACAGCGCCCAGGTCACCGTCGTCGACCTGCACAACCTGCCGGACCGGGCGCAGCGGTTCGTGGTCGGCGTGACGCTGAAGTCGGAGTTCGAGGAGAAGGAGAAGTCCGGCACCGGCCGCCCGCTGCTCTTCGTCGTCCTCGACGAGCTGAACAAGTACGCGCCGCGCGAGGGTTCCTCCCCGATCAAGGAGGTGCTGCTCGACATCGCCGAGCGCGGCCGCTCGCTGGGCGTGATCCTGATCGGCGCGCAGCAGACCGCCAGCGAGGTGGAGCGCCGGATCGTCACCAACTCGGCGATCCGGGTGGTCGGCCGGCTCGACCCGGCCGAGGCCTCCCGGCCGGAGTACGGCTTCCTGCCCCCGGCCATGCGCCAGCGCGCCCTGCTGGCCCGGCCCGGCACGATGTTCGTCAACCAGCCGGACATCCCGGTCCCGCTCTGCGTGGAGTTCCCGTTCCCGGCCTGGGCCACCCGCAAGTCGGAGTCCGGTCCCCCGCCCGCCGAGTCGCTGCGCTCGATCGTGCAGTCCGCCGACCCGTTCGCCGTGATCGGCGGCCGGGCCGGTGGCGACGACGACATTCCGTTCTAA
- a CDS encoding amino acid-binding protein — protein MLLRVRVTLPDRPGALGQVARTLGVAGADIVQVVVLERLGGRAVDDFTVVWPGAARVERLLAGLAAIPGVQVDGVWKAIGAPVNGGHDAELLAQVAANPADGLATLVDAVPGLLAADWAAAATVPADWAARNGANGVGHQPRVAYASWRAPSPLHLPEVTPLRARPFADPGGARYAVAPFGRGGLVLLVARTDEDDLPAAAFHVTEVDRVAQLVRAAAVILGDRLDAVTPATIAKV, from the coding sequence ATGTTGCTGCGGGTTCGAGTCACCCTGCCGGACCGTCCCGGCGCTCTCGGCCAGGTCGCGCGCACTCTCGGCGTGGCCGGCGCGGACATCGTGCAGGTCGTGGTGCTGGAGCGGCTCGGTGGCCGGGCGGTCGACGACTTCACCGTCGTCTGGCCGGGCGCGGCCCGCGTGGAGCGTCTGCTGGCCGGGCTGGCCGCGATCCCCGGAGTCCAGGTCGACGGGGTGTGGAAGGCGATCGGCGCCCCGGTGAACGGTGGACACGACGCCGAGCTGCTCGCCCAGGTCGCGGCGAACCCGGCGGACGGGCTGGCCACCCTGGTCGACGCGGTCCCGGGGCTGCTCGCTGCCGACTGGGCGGCAGCGGCGACGGTCCCGGCCGACTGGGCCGCGCGCAACGGCGCCAACGGGGTCGGTCACCAGCCCCGGGTGGCGTACGCGAGCTGGCGCGCCCCGTCCCCGCTGCACCTGCCCGAGGTCACCCCGCTGCGGGCCCGCCCGTTCGCCGACCCGGGTGGCGCCCGGTACGCGGTCGCCCCGTTCGGCCGTGGCGGGCTGGTCCTGCTGGTCGCCCGGACCGACGAGGACGACCTGCCGGCCGCCGCGTTCCACGTGACCGAGGTGGACCGGGTGGCCCAGCTGGTGCGCGCCGCCGCGGTGATCCTGGGCGACCGGCTGGACGCCGTGACGCCCGCCACGATCGCCAAGGTGTGA